One genomic region from Prevotella sp. Rep29 encodes:
- a CDS encoding 2-oxoacid:ferredoxin oxidoreductase subunit beta produces MEYTFQDYKKGQPRWCPGCGDHFFLASLHKAMAEVGVAPHQMAVISGIGCSSRLPYYVNTYAMQTIHGRAAAIATGVKTANPELCVWQVSGDGDGLAIGGNHFIHAMRRNIDLNIILLNNRIYGLTKGQYSPTSPRGFVSKSSPYGTVEDPFRPAELCFGARGKFFARTVATDAPETIAVLKAAYQHKGAAVCEILQNCVIFNDHCHDAVYTKEGRQKNAIYVRHGEKLVFGENNEFGLVQEGFGLKVVEIGKDGYTLDDVLVHDAHCEDDTLQLKLAMMSNEDGFPIALGVIRDVAAPTYNDAVYAQIEEVKQQKKYHNFEELLATNDTWEVK; encoded by the coding sequence ATGGAATATACATTTCAAGATTATAAGAAAGGACAACCACGTTGGTGTCCCGGTTGCGGTGACCATTTCTTCCTCGCATCACTGCACAAGGCAATGGCAGAAGTAGGGGTAGCACCCCACCAGATGGCAGTCATCTCAGGTATCGGATGTTCCAGTCGTCTGCCCTATTACGTAAACACCTATGCCATGCAGACGATTCATGGACGTGCGGCAGCCATCGCGACAGGTGTCAAGACTGCCAATCCCGAACTCTGTGTCTGGCAGGTGTCGGGCGACGGCGACGGACTGGCTATCGGTGGAAACCACTTCATCCATGCCATGCGTCGTAACATCGACCTGAACATCATCCTGCTCAACAACCGTATCTATGGTCTTACCAAAGGACAATATTCTCCGACCTCTCCGCGCGGTTTCGTCTCAAAGTCGAGCCCGTACGGAACCGTGGAAGACCCGTTCCGCCCGGCAGAACTCTGCTTCGGCGCGCGCGGCAAGTTCTTTGCACGCACCGTTGCAACCGATGCACCGGAGACCATCGCCGTGCTGAAGGCAGCCTATCAGCACAAAGGTGCTGCCGTTTGCGAGATTCTGCAGAACTGCGTCATCTTCAACGACCATTGTCACGATGCCGTTTACACGAAGGAAGGACGGCAGAAGAATGCCATCTACGTGCGTCATGGCGAAAAACTCGTGTTCGGTGAGAACAACGAATTCGGACTGGTGCAGGAAGGTTTCGGACTGAAAGTCGTGGAAATCGGCAAAGACGGATACACGCTGGACGACGTGCTCGTGCATGACGCACATTGTGAGGACGACACCTTGCAGCTCAAACTCGCCATGATGTCCAACGAAGACGGCTTCCCCATCGCACTGGGTGTCATCCGCGACGTGGCGGCACCGACCTACAACGATGCTGTCTATGCACAGATTGAGGAGGTGAAGCAGCAGAAGAAATACCATAATTTCGAAGAACTGCTTGCGACCAACGACACTTGGGAGGTGAAATAA
- a CDS encoding 2-oxoacid:acceptor oxidoreductase subunit alpha, translating into MAEQLEVKELDQVVVRFSGDSGDGMQLAGNIFSTVSATVGNGISTFPDYPADIRAPQGSLTGVSGFQVHIGAGKVYTPGDLCDVLVAMNAAALKTQYRYAKPQATIIIDTDSFGPNDLKKAAFQTEDYLGEMGIDPDRVVQCPLTTMVKECLKDTGMDNKAMLKCRNMFAVGLVCWLFNRDLSLVANFLREKFAKKPEIAENNIKVVQAGYDYGHNTHASVPATYRIESKHKETGRYMDITGNKATAYALIAAAEKAGLRLFLGSYPITPATDILHELSKHKSCGVITVQCEDEISGCASAVGASFAGALAATSTSGPGICLKSEAMNLAVIDELPLVVIDVQRGGPSTGLPTKSEQTDLLQALYGRNGESPMPVIAATSPTDCFDAAYEAAKIALEHLTPVILLTDAFIANGSAAWKLPTMAELPAIRPHYVTPEMKGNYTPYFRDEESKVRYWAIPGQEGYTHIIGGLEKDGKTGAISTDPENHDLMCRLRAEKVAKIPVPDLQVMGDEDADLLIVGFGSTYGHLVSAMLELQQKGYKVAQAQFKYINPLPKNTAEVLKRYKKVVVAEQNLGQLAIYLRGQIDGFTPYQYNEVKGQPFVVSELVTAFEDILKK; encoded by the coding sequence ATGGCAGAACAATTGGAAGTGAAGGAACTCGACCAAGTCGTAGTCCGCTTCTCAGGTGATTCCGGCGACGGTATGCAGCTCGCAGGAAACATTTTCTCTACGGTATCAGCAACTGTAGGTAATGGTATCTCAACCTTTCCCGACTATCCCGCCGACATCCGCGCTCCGCAAGGTTCGCTGACCGGTGTTTCAGGATTTCAGGTACACATCGGGGCAGGCAAGGTCTATACCCCCGGTGACCTTTGTGACGTGCTCGTGGCAATGAATGCGGCAGCGCTCAAGACGCAGTATCGCTATGCTAAACCACAGGCAACGATTATTATTGACACCGACAGCTTCGGTCCCAACGACCTGAAAAAGGCAGCATTCCAGACGGAAGACTATCTCGGCGAGATGGGTATCGACCCCGACCGCGTGGTGCAATGTCCGCTCACGACGATGGTGAAAGAGTGTCTTAAGGACACAGGCATGGACAATAAGGCGATGCTCAAATGCCGTAACATGTTTGCTGTGGGACTGGTTTGCTGGTTGTTTAACCGCGACCTCAGCCTCGTTGCCAATTTCCTGCGCGAGAAGTTCGCTAAGAAACCGGAAATCGCTGAGAACAATATCAAGGTTGTGCAAGCCGGATATGACTACGGTCACAACACCCATGCCAGTGTTCCTGCCACTTATCGCATCGAATCAAAGCACAAAGAGACCGGACGATACATGGATATCACGGGCAATAAGGCTACGGCATACGCCTTGATAGCTGCTGCCGAGAAAGCAGGTTTGCGCCTCTTTCTGGGCTCATATCCTATCACGCCGGCAACGGATATCCTGCATGAACTGTCCAAACACAAGTCGTGCGGCGTCATCACCGTTCAGTGTGAGGATGAAATCTCGGGCTGTGCATCAGCCGTTGGAGCATCCTTCGCCGGTGCGCTTGCTGCCACCAGCACTTCAGGACCGGGCATCTGTCTGAAGAGTGAGGCGATGAACCTCGCCGTTATCGATGAGTTGCCGTTGGTGGTAATTGACGTTCAGCGCGGTGGTCCTTCCACGGGACTGCCCACCAAGAGTGAACAGACCGACCTCCTTCAGGCACTCTACGGACGCAACGGCGAAAGCCCCATGCCCGTTATTGCGGCAACCAGTCCGACAGACTGTTTCGACGCTGCATACGAGGCAGCAAAGATTGCCCTTGAACACCTGACGCCGGTTATCCTGCTTACCGATGCTTTCATTGCAAACGGTTCGGCAGCATGGAAGTTGCCGACCATGGCAGAGCTGCCAGCCATCCGTCCGCACTATGTAACTCCGGAGATGAAGGGCAACTATACCCCATATTTCCGTGACGAGGAGAGCAAGGTGCGTTACTGGGCTATCCCTGGACAGGAAGGCTATACGCACATCATCGGCGGACTGGAGAAGGACGGCAAGACAGGAGCTATCAGTACCGATCCCGAAAACCACGACCTCATGTGTCGTCTGCGTGCAGAGAAAGTGGCAAAAATCCCCGTTCCCGACCTTCAGGTGATGGGCGACGAGGATGCCGACCTGCTTATCGTCGGATTCGGTTCTACATACGGACACCTCGTCAGCGCCATGCTTGAGTTGCAGCAGAAAGGCTACAAAGTGGCGCAGGCACAGTTCAAATATATCAACCCGCTGCCGAAAAACACGGCAGAAGTGCTCAAGCGATACAAGAAAGTGGTCGTGGCAGAGCAGAACCTCGGACAGCTCGCAATCTATCTGCGCGGACAAATCGACGGCTTCACGCCTTACCAGTATAACGAAGTGAAAGGACAGCCGTTCGTCGTGAGTGAATTAGTTACTGCATTTGAGGACATTTTAAAGAAGTAA
- a CDS encoding aspartyl protease family protein, whose protein sequence is MMTHAQMYRYNTRFSVSAHNFVDTIPIEFEDNQIYIRALVDGKERRFCLDTGSSQGILHRNGTIPYIRIMGNQVAYDANGQSDTVKAVQFPDIRLGNLTLRGYVGSLLERLVGTKFDGVIGFDLFNKGLSAKIDAREGVMILTDRRDLFLNERGYSLKYRLLRFVPNVKLSPYPNCTDEARFDTGSRRLYVMARRSLQVFSRKFPDFSSQIEGVGHGSRAIGYFGTEQLSEMSFLWLDAVNMGGFSFLDYHTLTTEGNSRIGAELLNYGTIIILPRKKEIRFIPYSDGDKMMVSNSQTDIAFVPKNNRAVVGLIREGSEHYRNGFRQGDIVISIDGIAINTFEQFLRFPFVEDREHTFVVQDTMGDIHHVKSRR, encoded by the coding sequence ATGATGACACATGCACAGATGTACCGATACAACACGAGGTTCAGTGTGTCGGCGCACAACTTTGTGGATACCATCCCCATCGAGTTTGAGGACAATCAGATATACATCCGCGCGCTGGTGGATGGCAAGGAGCGCCGGTTTTGTCTCGACACAGGCTCCAGCCAAGGCATACTCCACAGAAACGGGACAATCCCCTACATACGAATCATGGGCAATCAGGTGGCTTACGATGCCAACGGGCAGAGCGACACGGTCAAGGCGGTTCAGTTTCCTGACATCCGGTTAGGAAACCTGACACTCCGGGGCTATGTCGGCTCACTGCTGGAGCGACTTGTCGGAACAAAATTCGACGGAGTGATTGGCTTCGACCTTTTCAACAAAGGACTGTCTGCAAAGATTGATGCCCGCGAGGGAGTGATGATTCTGACCGACCGCCGCGACCTGTTTCTCAACGAACGCGGATATTCCTTAAAATACCGCCTCCTCCGATTCGTGCCGAACGTCAAACTGAGTCCGTATCCGAACTGCACGGACGAGGCGCGGTTTGACACGGGCAGCCGTCGGCTCTACGTCATGGCACGCAGAAGCCTACAAGTGTTTTCCAGGAAGTTCCCGGATTTCAGCAGTCAGATTGAGGGAGTCGGGCATGGAAGCCGTGCGATAGGCTATTTCGGAACCGAACAATTGAGCGAGATGTCGTTTCTTTGGTTGGATGCTGTCAATATGGGCGGGTTCTCGTTTCTTGACTACCACACGCTGACCACAGAAGGCAATTCGCGCATCGGGGCTGAGCTGCTCAACTATGGCACCATCATCATTCTCCCACGGAAAAAGGAGATTCGCTTTATCCCCTACTCCGATGGCGACAAAATGATGGTAAGCAACAGCCAGACCGACATTGCTTTCGTTCCGAAGAACAACCGCGCAGTCGTGGGACTCATCCGGGAAGGTAGCGAACATTATCGGAACGGCTTCCGTCAAGGCGACATCGTCATCAGCATCGACGGCATCGCCATCAACACTTTTGAGCAGTTCCTGAGATTCCCTTTTGTTGAAGACCGTGAACACACGTTTGTCGTGCAAGACACCATGGGAGACATCCACCACGTCAAAAGCAGAAGATAA
- a CDS encoding SpoIIE family protein phosphatase produces MKLSRFFNTSKSFSKRLTFWVLLTAGVIFALICIVLFFFMRNGLSKEAKQRAEGVLENTTLRINHVLNSVEVAVGNTVPLIYEHLDDPDKMYEITKQLLDINPIIAGSAVAFEPNYYKDRGVQFSPYAYRDGLEISSKQLGTDDYEYHYMDWYQIPKLLDTDYWSEPYYDTGGGEMIMTTYSYPLRDKDGKIFAIFTADVSLDWLTKLLSNIKYYKDAYTLAVSRGGTYIVHPRKERILNETIFSNITETEDTIDDGIAHAMIDGKEGFSKFKNDGIPSVAFYKPIQRTGWSMAIICPEKEFFQVVSLLGFIVVATMFLGLLTLLFVCHKAVKRITRPLERFAYSANEIAAGNFESELPEITTKDEMLKLHDSFKMMQNSLTERIKELKVVNEQKGRIESELRIASGIQQSMIPKIFPPYPDRRDVDIYGQLVPAKEVGGDLYDFYIRDEKLFFCIGDVSGKGVPASLVMAVTRSLFRIVSAHESNAGKIVTQMNEAMADMNESMMFVTLFVGVLDLPSGRLRFCNAGHCAPLMVGSGMGLLPVIPNMPLGVVMGFKFEVQETLLDPGSIIFLYTDGLTEAENISHEQYEEHRMLALTKQLKEEKNLNPTSFIKRMTDSVNEFVDSAPQSDDLTMLAVQYKGLKRDIRMQRSIVLANDVNDVPRLNEFVDQVAEALELDASLGMSLNLALEEAVVNVMNYAYPDGKAGTVNIEASADDDFLNFVISDSGIPFDPTTKEEADTTLSVEDRPIGGLGIFLVRQLMDTINYERVDGKNVLRLGKKLNQQSKETQE; encoded by the coding sequence ATGAAACTTTCACGGTTTTTCAATACATCAAAATCTTTCTCCAAGAGGCTCACCTTTTGGGTATTGCTCACGGCGGGAGTCATTTTCGCCTTGATTTGCATCGTGTTGTTCTTTTTTATGCGCAACGGACTCTCCAAGGAGGCTAAGCAGCGGGCAGAAGGTGTGTTGGAAAACACGACCCTGCGCATCAATCATGTCCTCAATTCGGTAGAGGTCGCAGTGGGAAATACGGTTCCTCTCATCTATGAACACCTCGACGACCCCGACAAGATGTATGAAATCACCAAGCAACTCCTGGACATCAATCCGATTATTGCCGGGTCTGCCGTCGCTTTCGAACCGAACTACTACAAAGACCGTGGCGTGCAGTTCTCTCCCTATGCCTACAGGGATGGGCTGGAGATATCAAGCAAACAGTTGGGAACAGACGATTATGAGTACCATTACATGGACTGGTACCAGATACCGAAGTTGCTGGATACGGATTATTGGAGCGAGCCTTATTACGATACCGGTGGCGGTGAAATGATCATGACGACCTATTCCTATCCATTGAGGGATAAGGACGGTAAGATATTTGCCATCTTCACGGCAGACGTGTCCTTGGACTGGCTGACCAAACTGCTGAGCAATATCAAGTATTATAAAGATGCCTATACGCTGGCAGTAAGTAGGGGAGGAACCTATATCGTCCATCCGCGGAAAGAACGGATTCTCAATGAAACGATATTCAGCAACATAACTGAAACCGAAGATACGATTGACGACGGCATTGCGCATGCGATGATTGACGGAAAAGAAGGATTCTCGAAGTTTAAAAACGACGGAATTCCCTCTGTGGCATTCTACAAACCCATTCAGCGAACGGGATGGTCGATGGCAATCATCTGCCCGGAAAAGGAGTTCTTTCAGGTGGTAAGCCTGCTTGGATTTATCGTTGTGGCTACCATGTTCCTTGGATTGTTGACACTATTGTTCGTCTGTCATAAGGCAGTGAAGCGTATCACTCGCCCGCTGGAGCGCTTCGCCTATTCAGCCAACGAGATTGCTGCGGGTAATTTCGAAAGCGAACTGCCCGAAATCACTACCAAAGACGAGATGCTGAAACTCCATGACTCGTTCAAGATGATGCAGAATTCTTTGACAGAGCGCATAAAGGAACTGAAGGTTGTCAACGAGCAGAAAGGACGCATCGAAAGCGAACTGCGCATCGCGAGCGGTATTCAGCAGTCGATGATTCCAAAGATATTCCCGCCTTATCCCGACCGTAGAGATGTGGATATTTACGGTCAGCTGGTTCCGGCGAAGGAAGTTGGCGGCGACTTATACGATTTCTATATCCGCGACGAGAAGCTGTTTTTCTGTATTGGCGACGTGAGCGGCAAGGGAGTGCCGGCATCCTTAGTGATGGCGGTGACGCGAAGTCTGTTCCGCATCGTCTCAGCACATGAGTCGAATGCTGGGAAAATCGTTACACAGATGAACGAAGCCATGGCAGATATGAATGAATCGATGATGTTCGTGACCCTGTTCGTGGGTGTGCTCGACCTTCCGTCCGGGCGCTTGCGCTTCTGTAATGCAGGCCATTGCGCGCCGCTGATGGTCGGTTCGGGAATGGGGCTGCTGCCTGTCATCCCGAATATGCCTCTGGGTGTCGTCATGGGATTCAAGTTCGAAGTTCAGGAAACGCTTCTGGATCCAGGTTCCATCATCTTCTTATATACCGACGGTCTGACGGAGGCAGAGAACATCTCACACGAACAATATGAGGAACACCGGATGTTGGCGCTGACGAAACAGCTGAAGGAAGAAAAGAATTTGAATCCTACGAGCTTCATCAAGAGGATGACCGACTCGGTGAACGAGTTTGTGGATAGTGCTCCTCAAAGCGATGACCTGACGATGCTGGCAGTGCAGTATAAGGGTCTGAAGCGGGATATCCGCATGCAGCGCAGCATCGTTCTCGCCAACGATGTGAATGATGTCCCGCGCTTGAATGAGTTCGTCGATCAGGTGGCAGAGGCACTGGAACTGGATGCGTCTTTGGGCATGAGCCTGAACCTGGCACTGGAAGAGGCGGTGGTGAACGTGATGAACTATGCCTATCCCGACGGAAAGGCAGGAACGGTCAACATCGAGGCTTCGGCAGACGACGACTTCTTGAACTTTGTCATCAGCGATTCAGGCATCCCGTTCGACCCGACAACGAAGGAAGAGGCGGACACAACCCTTTCGGTGGAAGATCGTCCGATAGGAGGACTGGGCATATTCCTCGTAAGACAGCTGATGGATACCATCAATTACGAGCGGGTAGATGGAAAGAACGTGTTGAGACTTGGTAAGAAACTCAATCAGCAATCAAAAGAGACACAAGAATGA
- a CDS encoding SLC13 family permease, protein MMESVVFLGLNLYAWVTILTMVSIFVVLSRTHVPAEVAFLSALTVLLCFGIVTESEGMAGFGSEPVVVHGAFFVVMAGLMNTGVLYWLTKHLLGSPKNYRGAILTLMIPISLLAALLNSVNVVALFIDVVKMWARKLRMQPSRLLIPLSYAATLGGMCTLIGNSSNLVISGLYADYTGKSMSLFAPLIPGLFCTAIGILLVLLFRKMIPNRPSPETSFESTSDYTVELLVPTENDAVGLTVDEAGLRNVPGGSLIEIVRFDKEIITPVPKDEFIIGGDRLIYSGQIGELLELKRTHGLVAADHHVYSVSEIDDRRTLRTAYVGFGSDLIGTRMSENSFEHRTDLVLVAVARQGKRVDQQPREVKLEAGDTLLFECPPKDDREIEVLTKGSLTFFDSHFVPQLGRKTVIASLIALGMFLLSWFHVLPLMATTMLAAGAMLIFKCCRMQKVIQYVEWNLLLVLGTTVVLSAAIVKTGVAETLANSLLEISGHNPYVIMALMCILASVVSEFVSDVGACGIFFPIVYQQATILGCNPMPFVISLMIAVTTAFASPIGSATHMLIYGPGGFRFHDFTKIGLWIHLVLLVANLFIVNMIFPLYE, encoded by the coding sequence ATGATGGAGAGCGTGGTGTTTTTAGGATTGAACCTTTATGCGTGGGTGACCATTCTGACCATGGTGAGCATCTTCGTGGTACTTTCACGGACGCATGTTCCCGCTGAGGTGGCATTCCTAAGTGCGCTTACCGTTTTGTTGTGTTTCGGCATTGTGACGGAGTCGGAAGGAATGGCAGGCTTTGGTAGTGAGCCCGTCGTCGTGCATGGGGCGTTCTTCGTGGTGATGGCTGGTCTGATGAACACGGGTGTCCTGTATTGGTTGACCAAGCATCTGCTGGGCTCCCCGAAGAATTATCGCGGGGCTATCCTCACGCTCATGATACCCATATCTCTGCTTGCAGCACTGCTCAATTCGGTGAACGTCGTGGCATTGTTCATTGACGTTGTGAAAATGTGGGCGCGGAAATTGCGGATGCAGCCCTCGCGCCTTCTGATACCATTGAGCTATGCGGCAACGCTTGGCGGTATGTGTACGCTGATAGGAAACTCGTCGAACCTGGTGATTTCCGGACTTTATGCAGACTATACGGGCAAGTCAATGTCGCTTTTCGCTCCTTTGATTCCAGGACTGTTCTGCACGGCTATCGGAATCCTGTTGGTATTGCTTTTCCGGAAGATGATACCGAATCGCCCTTCGCCCGAGACGTCGTTTGAGTCAACAAGCGACTATACGGTCGAACTGCTCGTGCCGACGGAGAACGATGCTGTCGGGCTGACTGTCGATGAGGCTGGCTTGCGCAATGTTCCTGGCGGTTCGTTGATAGAGATTGTGCGGTTTGACAAAGAGATTATCACACCAGTTCCCAAGGATGAGTTCATCATCGGTGGCGACCGGCTCATATACTCAGGACAGATAGGCGAGCTGCTTGAACTCAAACGCACACACGGACTTGTGGCAGCCGACCATCACGTCTATAGTGTCAGTGAAATAGATGATCGGCGTACGCTGCGTACTGCTTATGTCGGTTTTGGCAGTGACTTGATAGGTACGCGGATGAGTGAGAATAGTTTTGAGCATCGCACGGATTTGGTGCTCGTTGCCGTTGCCCGTCAGGGAAAACGTGTTGACCAGCAGCCCCGTGAGGTGAAGTTGGAAGCCGGCGATACCTTGCTGTTTGAATGTCCGCCGAAGGACGACCGTGAGATAGAGGTTCTGACAAAGGGGAGCCTTACCTTCTTCGATTCGCACTTCGTGCCGCAGTTGGGGCGTAAGACGGTCATTGCGTCGCTGATAGCCTTGGGCATGTTCCTTCTATCATGGTTCCACGTGCTGCCGCTCATGGCGACAACGATGCTTGCTGCCGGTGCCATGCTGATATTCAAGTGTTGTCGCATGCAGAAAGTCATTCAATATGTGGAATGGAACTTGCTGCTTGTCTTAGGTACGACGGTGGTGCTGAGTGCTGCCATCGTGAAGACGGGCGTTGCAGAGACCCTTGCCAACAGCCTGTTGGAAATCAGCGGCCATAACCCTTATGTCATCATGGCACTGATGTGTATCTTGGCTTCTGTCGTGAGTGAATTTGTGAGCGATGTGGGTGCCTGCGGTATCTTTTTCCCGATAGTCTATCAGCAGGCAACTATATTGGGTTGCAACCCCATGCCGTTTGTCATCTCGCTGATGATAGCTGTCACCACGGCTTTCGCGTCGCCTATCGGTTCAGCCACTCACATGTTGATATACGGCCCTGGAGGCTTCCGGTTCCATGACTTCACGAAGATAGGTCTGTGGATACACCTGGTGCTCCTCGTTGCCAATTTGTTTATTGTTAATATGATTTTCCCTCTTTACGAATAG
- a CDS encoding NAD-dependent epimerase/dehydratase family protein: MKNILVIGSTGQIGSELTMELRKRYGNEHVVAGYIIGAEPKGELLESGPSAIADVTDPEGIAKVVKEYNIDTIYNLAALLSVVAEGKPRLAWKIGIDGLWNILEVARENKCAVFTPSSIGSFGLSTPHTMTPQDTVQRPGTIYGVSKVTTELLSDYYFKKYGVDTRSVRFPGIISYITPPGGGTTDYAVDIYYYAVLGEQFTCPIKQGTLMDMMYMPDALNAAITLMEADPTRLIHRNGFNVAAMSFDPETIYAEIKKHKPDFKMVYDVDPLKQGIADSWPDCMDDSCARNEWDWKPQYDLSTMTVDMLDKLTKKLLG; encoded by the coding sequence ATGAAAAACATTTTGGTCATCGGCTCAACCGGACAGATTGGTTCGGAGCTGACTATGGAACTCAGAAAACGTTATGGTAACGAACACGTTGTGGCTGGATACATCATCGGTGCAGAGCCTAAGGGTGAGCTGCTCGAGAGCGGTCCTTCGGCTATTGCCGACGTGACCGACCCGGAAGGCATTGCCAAGGTAGTGAAGGAATACAACATCGACACCATCTACAACCTCGCCGCACTGCTTTCAGTCGTGGCAGAAGGTAAGCCTCGCCTTGCATGGAAAATCGGAATCGACGGCTTGTGGAACATTCTCGAGGTGGCTCGCGAAAACAAGTGCGCCGTGTTCACACCAAGTAGCATCGGTTCGTTCGGACTCTCCACACCGCACACCATGACCCCGCAAGACACGGTGCAGCGCCCCGGAACGATTTATGGCGTGAGCAAGGTGACAACTGAGTTGCTGAGCGACTACTATTTCAAGAAATATGGCGTGGATACACGCTCGGTGCGCTTCCCGGGCATCATCTCCTACATCACTCCTCCGGGCGGCGGAACGACCGACTATGCCGTGGACATCTACTATTACGCCGTGCTCGGTGAGCAGTTCACCTGCCCCATCAAGCAAGGCACGCTGATGGACATGATGTACATGCCCGACGCTCTCAACGCTGCCATCACACTGATGGAGGCTGACCCGACGCGTCTCATCCACCGCAACGGCTTCAACGTGGCAGCCATGAGCTTTGACCCTGAGACCATCTATGCGGAAATCAAGAAGCACAAACCCGACTTCAAGATGGTGTATGACGTCGATCCGCTCAAACAGGGCATTGCCGACAGCTGGCCCGACTGCATGGACGACTCATGCGCACGCAACGAGTGGGACTGGAAACCGCAATATGACCTCAGCACCATGACCGTTGACATGCTCGACAAACTGACGAAAAAACTGCTCGGATAA
- a CDS encoding STAS domain-containing protein, producing MTIEIKEQDGGIIAVFDGRFDTPAAVQAQQDMAPLMENADKEITLDCTKLEYVSSSGLRLFLTLRKETSAKGGKVVIKNINEEIKKVFMMTGFFNLFDIR from the coding sequence ATGACGATTGAAATTAAAGAACAAGACGGTGGCATCATTGCTGTTTTTGACGGACGTTTCGACACTCCTGCAGCTGTTCAGGCACAGCAAGATATGGCACCATTGATGGAAAATGCCGACAAGGAAATAACCCTTGATTGCACGAAGTTGGAATATGTCAGCAGCTCGGGTTTGCGTTTGTTCCTCACGTTGCGGAAAGAAACCTCCGCAAAGGGTGGAAAAGTGGTGATAAAGAATATCAATGAGGAAATCAAGAAGGTCTTCATGATGACTGGTTTCTTCAACCTTTTCGATATCAGATAG
- a CDS encoding ABC transporter substrate-binding protein, with protein sequence MLTPQWTAQAQFAGYYVAVAKGFYKRAGLDVKIEHISASNSCVNRLKDGTSQFVTMHLLSAIKYMDEGLRLVNVMQASQNSSLMIISKKPLEGPKDLQGMRIGNWKVGFSELGFILDKEYGLNIQWIPFIQNINLFISGAIDATMAMSYNEYYQLLMSGRRLKENQLLYFSKIGYNIPEDGVYVTEEFYKTHKKDIEKFVAATRQGWEWACAHPQETLDFVMDAAKKTKVKTNRKAQKWMLEKILDTLVSKRNGKRTYTLDERDFNLAVRLLHTNGYISNKIAYKQIKGS encoded by the coding sequence GTGTTGACTCCGCAGTGGACTGCGCAGGCGCAGTTTGCCGGATATTATGTGGCGGTGGCGAAAGGTTTCTACAAGCGGGCTGGTCTGGATGTGAAAATAGAGCACATCTCTGCGTCTAATTCTTGTGTGAATCGCCTGAAGGACGGCACAAGCCAGTTTGTTACGATGCACTTGCTCTCGGCAATCAAGTATATGGACGAGGGCTTGCGGTTGGTCAATGTGATGCAGGCAAGCCAGAATTCTTCATTGATGATTATCTCGAAAAAACCGCTTGAAGGTCCGAAAGACTTGCAGGGGATGCGGATAGGCAACTGGAAGGTGGGCTTTTCCGAGCTTGGCTTTATCCTCGACAAGGAGTATGGGTTGAACATTCAGTGGATTCCGTTCATTCAAAACATCAATCTCTTTATTTCCGGTGCGATAGACGCGACGATGGCAATGAGCTATAATGAGTATTATCAGCTGCTGATGTCGGGCAGGAGACTGAAGGAAAACCAACTCCTGTACTTTTCGAAGATTGGCTACAACATCCCCGAAGACGGTGTCTATGTGACGGAGGAGTTTTACAAGACTCATAAAAAGGATATTGAGAAGTTTGTGGCGGCAACCCGCCAAGGGTGGGAATGGGCATGTGCACACCCTCAGGAGACGCTTGATTTTGTGATGGATGCGGCAAAGAAGACGAAGGTGAAGACCAATCGCAAGGCACAGAAATGGATGCTTGAGAAAATACTGGACACCTTGGTGAGCAAAAGAAACGGGAAGCGAACCTATACGTTGGACGAAAGAGACTTCAACTTGGCAGTTCGCTTACTCCATACGAATGGGTATATCAGCAATAAAATCGCTTACAAACAGATAAAAGGATCATGA